A DNA window from Candidatus Deferrimicrobiaceae bacterium contains the following coding sequences:
- a CDS encoding GDSL-type esterase/lipase family protein, translated as MIFSRATIARFSLLLCLLLPVLWMDAAGAVKKRKPARPPHGAVHPKKGKANRPARPAHPARPKRSARPSRVRRTAPRPKPAIALVPLDAEKIPPVDLEMPRGALDPFFRDLSALETPAGDNGAVRVVRILHLGDSHVAADYWTGEIRRRLQERFGDGGAGIVMPGRPWKYFRHAQAKSLDGDGWHTSGLKDAPADGVLGLSGVAMAPRGNAPASVLAPGRRFNVLLASETDRAAVRLFLDGVPFDNVSIRTRWLNSGGSDIALVTISNREPLPDAHGKLSVVAAPDSGIRLLGAEFFSGRSGVVVDTLGLNGARMTALDKWSPRMRQQLLQEAKPSLIIVSYGTNEIATPHFTFEAFRADCVRVLRALREDSGGTAVLVTGPIDRAIRKKRARISMADAERPVVRALREAAAETGCAFWDAQQAMGGEGAILSWMRAGLARNDGVHLTQQGYELQGKMLFDRLMSAYAAR; from the coding sequence ATGATCTTTTCCCGGGCGACGATTGCCCGCTTTTCGCTTCTGCTGTGCCTGCTGCTTCCGGTCCTCTGGATGGATGCCGCCGGTGCGGTCAAGAAAAGGAAGCCGGCCAGGCCGCCCCATGGGGCGGTCCACCCGAAGAAGGGGAAGGCGAATCGCCCTGCACGCCCCGCGCATCCTGCGCGTCCAAAGCGTTCGGCCAGGCCCTCCCGCGTTCGGCGGACAGCGCCGCGCCCGAAGCCGGCGATCGCCTTGGTCCCGCTCGATGCGGAGAAGATCCCCCCCGTGGATCTCGAGATGCCCCGGGGGGCGCTCGACCCGTTCTTCCGCGACCTGTCCGCCCTCGAGACGCCGGCGGGAGACAACGGGGCGGTGCGCGTGGTCCGCATCCTTCACCTGGGGGATTCCCACGTGGCGGCCGACTACTGGACCGGCGAAATCCGACGACGGCTCCAGGAGCGGTTCGGCGATGGAGGGGCGGGCATCGTCATGCCCGGACGCCCCTGGAAATATTTCCGCCACGCGCAGGCCAAGTCGCTCGACGGCGACGGATGGCACACGTCCGGGCTGAAGGACGCGCCCGCGGACGGTGTGCTCGGCCTGTCGGGCGTGGCGATGGCCCCGCGCGGGAACGCGCCCGCCTCGGTGCTGGCGCCCGGGCGCCGCTTCAACGTGTTGCTGGCCTCCGAGACCGACCGCGCCGCCGTCCGGCTCTTTCTGGACGGCGTCCCGTTCGACAACGTTTCAATCCGGACGCGCTGGCTCAACTCGGGGGGGAGCGATATCGCCCTCGTGACGATCTCCAACCGGGAACCGCTGCCCGACGCCCATGGAAAACTGTCCGTGGTGGCGGCCCCCGACAGCGGTATCCGCCTCCTGGGAGCCGAGTTCTTCAGCGGCCGCAGCGGGGTCGTGGTGGACACGCTGGGGCTGAACGGCGCGCGGATGACCGCCCTCGACAAGTGGTCCCCCCGGATGCGTCAGCAGCTTCTCCAGGAAGCGAAGCCGTCGCTCATCATCGTGTCGTACGGAACCAACGAGATCGCCACACCGCATTTCACGTTCGAGGCGTTCCGGGCCGACTGCGTCCGCGTGCTGCGGGCGCTTCGGGAGGATTCCGGGGGGACGGCCGTCCTCGTGACCGGGCCGATCGACCGGGCGATCCGGAAGAAGAGGGCGCGGATATCGATGGCCGACGCCGAGCGGCCGGTCGTCCGGGCGCTGCGGGAGGCGGCGGCCGAGACGGGCTGCGCCTTCTGGGACGCGCAGCAGGCGATGGGCGGGGAGGGGGCGATCCTGTCCTGGATGCGGGCGGGGCTCGCCCGGAACGACGGCGTCCACCTGACCCAGCAAGGCTACGAGCTTCAAGGGAAGATGCTGTTCGACCGCCTGATGTCGGCCTACGCGGCTCGATGA
- a CDS encoding MBOAT family O-acyltransferase has protein sequence MSPTGTVYLAFLLIAVAAYRLTGGVRRFHLATILLLSFLFYASWNPVYCVPLAVTAMLDFNTARYVSRRRGRRAARVALAADIAANLCILAAFKYFNFMADNAVALASAIGYSLPPVPIRVVFGVGISFYTFQSMSYVIDVHRGDAEPARSFADYLAFVAFFPTLLAGPITRASVLLPQLERPAPPITAEQGGRALFLIALGFIKKIVVADYLAVNLVNRVFELPGMYSSAELLAGIYGYAAQIYCDFSGYSDIAIGSALLLGIGLKDNFNAPYRSRDLPEFWRRWHISLSTWLRDYLFFSLPKNRSSKWAPYFNTLVTFALGGLWHGASWTFLAWGALHGTGLAVARFFDVRRPRGRNAKPVPRWRQFAGVFVTFHFVCLTWVFFRCDSVDQAFGVLQGLGRLSGNAANITWPIAGLTLAGIVLQWLPETVFPRLQARFIALPSPVQCALLAGTAVAVARVSGSSVSQFIYFNF, from the coding sequence ATGAGCCCGACCGGCACCGTCTACCTCGCGTTCCTGCTGATCGCCGTCGCGGCCTACCGGCTGACCGGGGGCGTGCGCCGCTTCCACCTGGCGACGATCCTGCTCCTGTCGTTCCTCTTCTACGCGTCCTGGAATCCCGTCTACTGCGTCCCGCTGGCCGTCACGGCGATGCTCGACTTCAACACCGCCCGGTACGTGTCCCGCCGCCGTGGCCGCCGCGCGGCCCGGGTTGCCCTGGCCGCGGACATCGCCGCCAACCTGTGCATTCTCGCGGCCTTCAAGTATTTCAACTTCATGGCCGACAATGCGGTCGCGCTGGCGTCGGCCATCGGCTATTCCCTGCCGCCCGTGCCGATCCGCGTCGTGTTCGGGGTCGGCATCTCCTTCTACACCTTCCAGTCGATGAGCTATGTCATCGACGTCCACCGGGGCGACGCCGAGCCCGCCCGCAGCTTCGCCGACTACTTGGCGTTCGTCGCCTTCTTCCCGACGCTTCTCGCCGGGCCGATCACGCGCGCCTCCGTCCTGCTGCCGCAGCTCGAGCGGCCGGCCCCCCCCATCACGGCCGAGCAAGGGGGGCGCGCCCTCTTCCTCATCGCGCTTGGCTTCATCAAGAAAATCGTCGTGGCCGACTACCTGGCCGTCAACCTGGTCAACCGGGTCTTCGAGCTGCCCGGCATGTACTCGTCCGCCGAGCTGCTCGCCGGCATCTACGGCTACGCGGCCCAGATCTACTGCGACTTCTCCGGGTACAGCGACATCGCGATCGGCTCGGCGCTCCTGCTCGGGATCGGGCTGAAGGATAATTTCAACGCGCCCTACCGGTCCAGGGACCTGCCGGAGTTCTGGCGCCGTTGGCATATCTCGCTCTCGACCTGGCTTCGCGACTACCTGTTCTTCTCCCTTCCGAAGAACCGTTCGTCGAAATGGGCGCCTTACTTCAACACGTTGGTCACCTTTGCACTGGGGGGGCTCTGGCACGGCGCCTCCTGGACCTTCCTCGCCTGGGGGGCGCTGCACGGCACCGGCCTCGCCGTGGCGCGCTTCTTCGACGTGCGCCGCCCGCGCGGCCGGAACGCGAAGCCGGTTCCCCGCTGGCGGCAGTTCGCGGGCGTGTTCGTCACTTTCCATTTCGTCTGCCTGACGTGGGTCTTCTTCCGGTGCGATTCGGTCGACCAGGCCTTCGGGGTGCTCCAGGGGCTGGGCCGGTTGAGCGGAAACGCAGCCAACATCACCTGGCCGATCGCCGGGCTGACGCTGGCGGGGATCGTGCTCCAGTGGCTTCCCGAGACCGTGTTTCCCCGCCTCCAGGCACGATTCATCGCCCTTCCATCGCCCGTGCAGTGCGCGCTGCTGGCGGGAACGGCGGTGGCGGTCGCACGCGTCTCGGGCTCCTCCGTCTCGCAATTCATCTACTTCAACTTCTAG
- a CDS encoding GDSL-type esterase/lipase family protein, giving the protein MTKIPKSWVTVVLLLACAAVPSLVPGLSRYRVIDPMRLLETLAAPWRGNPVAKVFRSREAPRPARPSAADNAASTRIAPLPTPTLPAVPSGLGDDWPSGDEENAYAAAVTGEVAIEDYGSVLPGFFARLGRTERKAPGAITRISHFGDSPVTGDLIAGDARARLQARFGDAGHGWIFVDRPWEWYNHRGVRLSGGGWSARSAMIPPGKPGNDGFGGVSFSASGPGAQSRIATAARGRGSAVSRFDIHFQAGSRGGTLLASVDGEAATEIPTAAQPGEGGLVVHSLAVPDGGHELRLRPKGDGPVRLFGVVLERNLPGVVYDTVGANGATIRHLARFDRKGWMDALRRRGPDLVILNYGTNESGYNVLSYPAYVRDYREVIRRIREALPGCAILVMAPMDRGVRGSGGGIETAASIPRLVAAQRLIARSEKVAFFDTYAAMGGAGTMADWYERSPRLVSGDFTHPTHQGASIVGDLLVDALLKGYASRTQFESPGPEGATP; this is encoded by the coding sequence TTGACGAAGATTCCGAAAAGCTGGGTGACCGTCGTCCTGCTCCTCGCATGCGCCGCGGTCCCCTCCCTGGTCCCCGGGCTGTCCAGGTACCGGGTTATCGACCCGATGCGCCTGCTCGAGACGCTGGCCGCCCCGTGGCGTGGAAACCCGGTCGCGAAGGTGTTCCGGAGCCGTGAAGCGCCGCGCCCGGCGAGGCCCTCGGCTGCCGACAATGCCGCATCCACCCGGATTGCGCCGCTCCCGACGCCAACCCTTCCGGCCGTCCCGTCGGGTCTCGGCGACGACTGGCCCTCCGGCGACGAGGAGAACGCGTATGCCGCCGCCGTCACCGGCGAGGTCGCGATCGAGGACTACGGAAGCGTGCTGCCGGGGTTCTTCGCACGGCTCGGCCGCACCGAGCGGAAGGCGCCGGGCGCGATCACGCGGATCAGCCATTTCGGCGACAGCCCCGTAACGGGCGACCTGATTGCAGGCGACGCGCGCGCCCGGTTACAAGCCCGTTTCGGCGACGCCGGCCACGGATGGATCTTCGTCGATCGTCCTTGGGAATGGTACAACCACCGCGGCGTGCGGCTTTCCGGGGGCGGCTGGAGCGCCCGCTCGGCGATGATCCCTCCGGGGAAGCCCGGCAACGACGGGTTCGGCGGCGTCAGCTTTTCCGCATCCGGACCGGGCGCGCAAAGCCGGATCGCGACCGCCGCACGCGGTCGCGGGTCCGCCGTCTCCCGCTTCGACATCCATTTCCAGGCCGGATCGCGGGGAGGAACGCTGCTCGCGTCGGTCGACGGGGAGGCGGCGACCGAGATCCCGACCGCGGCACAACCGGGGGAGGGCGGGCTGGTCGTCCATTCGCTCGCCGTGCCCGATGGGGGGCACGAGCTGAGGTTGCGCCCGAAGGGGGACGGTCCGGTCCGGTTGTTCGGCGTCGTGCTCGAGCGGAATCTTCCGGGCGTCGTCTACGACACCGTGGGCGCCAACGGCGCGACGATCCGCCACCTGGCGCGTTTCGACCGCAAGGGCTGGATGGACGCCCTGCGGCGGCGCGGCCCCGACCTCGTCATCCTGAACTACGGGACCAACGAGAGCGGATACAACGTGCTGTCGTATCCCGCCTACGTCCGGGACTATCGCGAGGTGATCCGCCGGATCCGCGAGGCGCTTCCGGGCTGCGCGATCCTGGTCATGGCGCCGATGGACCGCGGCGTGCGCGGCTCGGGAGGGGGGATCGAGACGGCAGCTTCCATTCCGCGGCTGGTGGCCGCCCAGCGGCTCATCGCGCGCTCGGAGAAGGTCGCCTTCTTCGATACCTATGCCGCGATGGGCGGAGCCGGGACGATGGCCGACTGGTACGAGCGCTCGCCCCGCCTCGTCTCCGGCGACTTCACGCACCCGACGCACCAGGGGGCGTCGATCGTGGGAGACCTGCTTGTCGACGCGCTTCTGAAAGGTTACGCTAGTCGAACGCAGTTCGAATCTCCCGGCCCGGAAGGAGCAACTCCATGA
- a CDS encoding acyl carrier protein, protein MSTNEQVRSALEAFARAPVPADDDASLFDAGVLDSFGLMEFIGELEQQFGVKVPDEELTPRKFETVAKVAAWFDARRRA, encoded by the coding sequence ATGAGCACGAACGAGCAGGTCCGCAGCGCGTTGGAGGCGTTTGCCAGAGCGCCGGTCCCGGCGGACGACGACGCGTCGCTCTTCGACGCCGGCGTCCTCGATTCCTTCGGGCTGATGGAATTCATCGGGGAGCTCGAGCAGCAGTTCGGCGTCAAGGTTCCCGACGAGGAGCTCACGCCCCGGAAGTTCGAGACGGTCGCCAAGGTCGCGGCTTGGTTCGACGCCCGGAGGCGCGCCTGA
- a CDS encoding ketoacyl-ACP synthase III encodes MPSIAGFGHDLPEGVIDNAALAAELGVTEDWIFQVSGIRTRRCLAPGETACDLAHRAALACLADAGMTPADLGGIVVGTGTPPRQFPGVSADLQKRMSVPGIPAFDIHLASVGGFFALATASALCAQYGPILAVGAEAMTTVMARAPRVKETAILFGDGAGAALVCPGDGPIMIEDIRIASDGTFADSLSMDFGETLRMDGRTVILQANRKLKASISELLSRNGLAVEDVGLFLFHQANLNLLRQVGNALKIDPEKVFVDIDKYGNTSAASLLIAMSEAKAEGRLSPGTRVVLAAFGAGMGWGAALLSCRA; translated from the coding sequence ATGCCCTCGATCGCCGGGTTCGGGCACGACCTGCCCGAGGGCGTCATCGACAACGCGGCGCTGGCGGCCGAGCTGGGCGTGACGGAAGACTGGATTTTCCAGGTCTCGGGCATCCGGACGCGGCGATGCCTCGCCCCCGGCGAGACGGCCTGCGACCTGGCGCACCGGGCCGCGCTGGCGTGCCTGGCCGACGCCGGCATGACTCCGGCCGACCTGGGCGGCATCGTGGTCGGCACCGGCACGCCGCCCAGGCAGTTCCCGGGCGTCTCCGCCGATCTTCAGAAGCGGATGTCCGTGCCCGGGATCCCGGCGTTCGACATCCACCTGGCCAGCGTCGGCGGTTTTTTTGCGCTGGCGACGGCTTCGGCGCTTTGCGCGCAATACGGCCCGATCCTGGCCGTCGGCGCAGAGGCGATGACGACGGTGATGGCGCGCGCCCCGCGTGTCAAGGAGACGGCCATCCTGTTCGGCGACGGGGCGGGCGCCGCCCTCGTTTGCCCCGGGGATGGCCCGATCATGATCGAGGATATCCGGATCGCGAGCGACGGCACCTTCGCCGACTCGCTGAGCATGGACTTCGGCGAGACGCTCCGCATGGACGGGCGCACCGTCATCCTGCAAGCCAACCGCAAGTTGAAGGCCTCGATATCGGAGCTGCTGTCGCGCAACGGCCTGGCGGTCGAAGATGTCGGCCTCTTCCTGTTCCACCAGGCGAACCTCAACCTGCTCAGGCAGGTGGGAAACGCGCTCAAGATCGATCCCGAAAAGGTCTTCGTCGATATCGACAAATACGGGAACACTTCGGCCGCGTCGCTGCTGATCGCGATGTCCGAGGCGAAAGCGGAAGGCCGTTTATCTCCCGGCACCCGCGTCGTCCTGGCGGCGTTCGGCGCCGGCATGGGGTGGGGCGCCGCGCTCCTTTCCTGCCGGGCCTGA
- a CDS encoding methyl-accepting chemotaxis protein yields the protein MFRNLSLGGKLIAAFVLVALICGFVGIIGVVNLNKSEKAQDYLFQRITVPLGEVGDASTHFQRMRCNVLEMIMAKDAGSRDKILNDKIKERRKSVDELMASFEKTLITDEGKVLFKDAVTSLTAYSGLIDQTHALLTEGKNAEAFALIENEGDKQRLIVQDSIDKMVRIKEKAAKETDAANTKSVDAARTSMVVLVLLCVSAALALGFYLSRSISSSLNRAVNSLDEGAGQVSSASTQLSSAAQALAEGASESAASLEESSSAMEEMSAMTHQNAENAGQARSLAEVAGGNVDKANASMGSMVGSMAEISSMGQEVGKIIKTIDEIAFQTNLLALNAAVEAARAGEAGAGFAVVADEVRNLAQRSAVAAKSTSDLIEATVQKIKDGTALVERTNMDFQEVANSVKKVNELVGEISAASSEQARGITEVGSAISQMDKVTQQTAANAEEIASSTEELSAQSIAMQDIVRQIRDLVRGGEAGSPPPAAPRATARRTSSRPAALSSPSGRVAANRTAPRKPVAKAPAKNNPEDVFPLENDDMNGF from the coding sequence ATGTTCCGGAACCTGTCTTTGGGCGGCAAGCTGATTGCCGCATTCGTCCTCGTCGCGCTCATTTGCGGGTTCGTCGGGATCATCGGGGTCGTCAATCTGAACAAGTCCGAAAAAGCGCAGGATTACCTTTTTCAAAGGATCACGGTTCCCCTGGGGGAAGTCGGAGATGCTTCCACCCACTTCCAGCGCATGCGCTGCAACGTTCTTGAGATGATCATGGCCAAGGATGCCGGCAGCCGGGATAAGATCCTCAACGATAAGATCAAGGAACGGCGGAAGTCGGTCGACGAGCTCATGGCGTCCTTCGAAAAAACGCTCATCACCGACGAGGGGAAAGTCCTCTTCAAGGATGCGGTGACGTCGCTGACCGCGTACAGCGGCCTGATCGATCAGACCCACGCCCTCCTCACGGAGGGGAAGAACGCCGAAGCGTTTGCTCTGATCGAAAACGAGGGTGACAAGCAACGATTAATCGTCCAGGACAGCATCGACAAGATGGTGCGCATCAAGGAAAAAGCCGCAAAGGAGACCGATGCAGCCAATACGAAATCGGTCGACGCGGCGCGCACCTCCATGGTCGTCCTGGTGCTCCTCTGCGTCAGCGCCGCCCTCGCCCTCGGATTCTACCTGTCGCGCTCGATCTCCTCGTCACTCAACCGTGCCGTCAATTCGCTCGACGAGGGCGCCGGCCAGGTTTCCTCCGCATCGACCCAGCTCTCGTCCGCGGCGCAGGCGCTTGCCGAGGGGGCTTCCGAATCGGCCGCATCGCTCGAGGAATCCTCCTCCGCGATGGAAGAGATGTCCGCCATGACGCATCAGAACGCCGAGAACGCCGGCCAGGCGCGGTCGCTGGCCGAGGTGGCGGGCGGCAACGTCGACAAGGCCAACGCCTCGATGGGGTCGATGGTCGGCTCGATGGCCGAGATCTCGTCGATGGGGCAGGAGGTCGGAAAGATCATCAAGACGATCGACGAGATCGCCTTCCAGACCAACCTGCTGGCGCTCAACGCAGCCGTCGAGGCGGCGCGCGCGGGCGAGGCGGGCGCCGGATTCGCGGTCGTCGCCGACGAGGTTCGCAACCTCGCGCAGCGGTCGGCGGTCGCCGCGAAGAGCACTTCCGACCTGATCGAGGCCACCGTCCAGAAGATCAAGGACGGCACGGCGCTCGTCGAGCGTACCAACATGGATTTCCAGGAAGTGGCGAACTCGGTCAAGAAGGTCAACGAGCTGGTCGGGGAAATCTCGGCCGCTTCCTCCGAGCAGGCGCGCGGCATCACCGAGGTGGGCAGCGCCATCTCCCAGATGGACAAGGTCACCCAGCAGACGGCGGCGAATGCCGAGGAGATCGCCTCCTCGACCGAGGAACTGTCCGCCCAATCGATCGCGATGCAGGACATCGTGCGGCAGATCCGCGACCTGGTGCGCGGCGGCGAAGCCGGAAGTCCCCCGCCGGCCGCCCCAAGGGCCACCGCTCGGCGGACATCCTCCCGCCCGGCCGCGCTTTCCTCCCCGTCCGGCCGGGTCGCGGCCAACCGGACCGCCCCCCGGAAGCCGGTGGCGAAAGCGCCGGCCAAAAACAATCCCGAAGATGTCTTCCCGCTTGAAAACGACGACATGAACGGCTTCTGA
- a CDS encoding PIG-L deacetylase family protein gives MARFDSDYVPASAMGIFAHPDDAEFTVAGTLARWAAAGCEVTLVLLTSGNVGTHDVTLTREKLAEIREREERASAGKLGVKNIVFLGHDDCELQPTMAIRRELVREIRRFRPEVVLCNDPQSLFIEEHYVNHPDHRAAGTVAIDAVFPCVEMELLWPELGPVHKVHALYVSSTQAPNRWIDVTATLGLKIAALNEHRSQLGERDISDMIREWAIATAAAGRWDAEPGARPKYAEAFRVMKLFREEKAGGG, from the coding sequence ATGGCCAGGTTCGACAGCGATTACGTTCCCGCATCCGCGATGGGCATCTTTGCGCATCCCGACGACGCCGAGTTCACGGTCGCGGGTACGCTTGCGCGGTGGGCCGCGGCCGGGTGCGAGGTCACGCTGGTGCTGCTGACCAGCGGGAACGTCGGCACCCACGACGTCACGCTCACACGTGAGAAGCTCGCGGAGATCCGGGAGCGCGAGGAACGCGCCTCGGCCGGGAAGCTCGGCGTCAAGAACATCGTGTTCCTCGGGCACGACGACTGCGAGTTGCAGCCGACGATGGCGATCCGCCGCGAGCTGGTCCGGGAGATCCGCCGATTCCGGCCCGAGGTCGTCCTCTGCAACGATCCGCAGTCGCTCTTCATCGAGGAGCACTACGTCAACCATCCCGACCACCGGGCCGCTGGAACCGTCGCGATCGACGCCGTCTTCCCGTGCGTCGAGATGGAGCTTCTTTGGCCCGAGCTGGGGCCGGTCCACAAGGTGCACGCCCTCTACGTCAGCTCGACGCAGGCCCCTAACCGCTGGATCGACGTAACCGCCACGCTCGGGTTGAAGATTGCGGCGCTCAACGAGCACCGGAGCCAGTTGGGCGAACGTGATATCTCCGACATGATCCGGGAATGGGCGATCGCGACCGCCGCCGCGGGACGCTGGGATGCGGAACCGGGCGCGCGCCCGAAATACGCCGAGGCGTTTCGCGTGATGAAACTTTTCAGGGAAGAAAAGGCGGGGGGCGGCTAA
- a CDS encoding CapA family protein — protein sequence MPSRSTSKRPSLPVASFLIVLLATAILADVAGAWGNGWSIAAITGRPAEAPSPSVIGIVAVGDIMMGTAWPEGMLPPDDGRDLFRRTARALRDRDVVFGNLEGPLLDNGVANKCDKAPNPKLCFAFRTPTRYGRYLKDAGFNALNIANNHAFDFGREGIDNTVAVLSGLGIQPVGGDHVARIDVGGKRVAILGFSYSHSSPYSASILNIAAAEARIRKAVSENDLVLVSFHGGAEGKDALHLTGEMEMFAGEKRGDVERFAHAAIDAGAAAVLGHGPHVPRAIEIYRGKLIAYSLGNFLGFGRFNLKGASGLGYALRADLDPETGNFLSGRIMPMTLSGRGIPLPDPAGRATRLIRRLSAKDLPTTGAVIRDDGTLCPLPQNVAKAPAASIR from the coding sequence ATGCCGTCCCGATCCACCTCGAAACGCCCTTCCCTCCCCGTCGCGAGTTTTCTCATTGTCCTGCTGGCGACCGCGATCCTTGCGGATGTCGCCGGCGCCTGGGGCAACGGCTGGAGCATCGCCGCGATCACCGGCCGTCCGGCGGAGGCGCCGTCGCCTTCCGTCATCGGCATCGTCGCCGTCGGCGACATCATGATGGGGACGGCATGGCCCGAAGGGATGCTGCCCCCCGACGACGGTCGCGACCTCTTCCGTCGCACGGCCCGGGCGTTGCGCGACCGGGACGTTGTGTTTGGGAACCTCGAGGGGCCGCTGCTCGACAACGGCGTCGCAAACAAGTGCGACAAGGCGCCCAACCCGAAGCTGTGCTTCGCCTTCCGCACCCCGACCCGCTATGGCCGCTACCTGAAGGACGCCGGCTTCAACGCACTGAACATCGCGAACAACCACGCGTTCGACTTCGGCCGGGAAGGGATCGACAACACGGTGGCCGTCCTCTCGGGACTCGGCATCCAGCCGGTCGGCGGGGATCACGTCGCCCGCATCGACGTCGGCGGCAAGCGGGTGGCCATCCTCGGCTTCTCCTACTCGCACTCCTCCCCCTACAGCGCCTCGATCCTGAACATCGCGGCAGCCGAGGCGCGCATCCGGAAGGCGGTCTCCGAGAACGACCTCGTCCTCGTCTCGTTCCACGGCGGCGCCGAAGGCAAGGATGCGCTCCACCTGACGGGCGAGATGGAAATGTTCGCGGGGGAAAAGAGAGGCGACGTCGAACGGTTCGCGCACGCGGCCATCGACGCAGGCGCCGCCGCGGTGCTCGGCCATGGCCCCCACGTCCCGCGCGCCATCGAGATCTACCGGGGGAAGCTGATCGCTTACTCGCTCGGCAACTTCCTCGGCTTCGGGCGATTCAACTTGAAGGGGGCCAGCGGCCTCGGCTACGCCCTGCGGGCCGACCTCGACCCCGAAACGGGGAATTTCCTGTCGGGGAGAATCATGCCGATGACGCTATCGGGCCGGGGCATCCCGCTTCCGGACCCGGCAGGCAGGGCGACGCGCCTCATTCGGCGCCTGTCTGCCAAAGACCTTCCGACGACCGGCGCCGTCATCCGGGACGACGGCACGCTTTGCCCGCTGCCGCAGAATGTCGCGAAGGCGCCGGCCGCCTCGATCCGTTAG
- a CDS encoding HNH endonuclease, producing MNREKVLAAFDRIRIWRKGGRRAPHKPLLILLELGRMVAGGDATVEFAAADSRLKALLDEFGPGNSGASRHYPFWHLQSDGVWSLEAPFELLNRPMGATPTIGELRSSKVRGGFPVWIREAFQKDPALISIVAQRVVAAHFPESIREDVLEAAGLGDIEINGESSGADKPRRRDPAFREKVLLAYEYRCCVCGHDMRLGRQCIGLEAAHIKWVQANGPDIESNGLALCSLHHKFFDLGVFTVLPDQHRIAFSRHAITHDRALSLHGAHLSLPPERELYPDPEYLEWHRKEVFKDPPRSFHA from the coding sequence ATGAATCGTGAGAAAGTCCTTGCAGCCTTTGATCGAATCCGAATCTGGCGAAAAGGCGGTCGGCGGGCGCCTCACAAGCCCCTGTTAATTCTGCTTGAACTGGGACGGATGGTGGCCGGCGGCGATGCGACAGTCGAGTTTGCCGCTGCCGATTCCAGACTGAAAGCATTGTTGGACGAGTTCGGGCCAGGAAATTCGGGCGCATCCCGCCACTACCCTTTTTGGCACCTGCAATCTGACGGCGTGTGGAGTCTGGAAGCTCCTTTTGAATTGCTGAACAGGCCAATGGGAGCTACGCCGACCATTGGGGAACTACGTTCGTCCAAGGTTCGCGGCGGATTCCCTGTCTGGATTCGAGAGGCATTTCAAAAAGATCCGGCACTGATTTCCATCGTGGCCCAACGGGTGGTTGCAGCCCACTTTCCGGAGTCGATCCGAGAAGATGTCCTTGAAGCGGCGGGGCTTGGTGATATTGAGATAAACGGGGAGAGTAGCGGGGCGGACAAGCCCAGACGCAGGGATCCTGCATTCAGGGAAAAAGTACTCCTCGCTTACGAGTATCGTTGCTGTGTTTGTGGTCATGACATGCGTCTGGGCCGGCAGTGTATCGGACTTGAGGCCGCCCACATTAAGTGGGTCCAAGCCAATGGCCCCGATATCGAGTCCAACGGGTTGGCGCTGTGTTCACTCCACCACAAGTTTTTTGATCTTGGTGTATTCACCGTGTTACCTGACCAACATCGGATCGCGTTCAGCCGTCACGCGATAACCCATGATCGTGCGCTTTCATTGCACGGTGCTCATCTCTCCCTGCCGCCGGAACGTGAGTTATACCCTGATCCCGAGTATCTGGAGTGGCATCGGAAAGAAGTCTTCAAGGACCCGCCGAGAAGTTTTCATGCCTGA
- a CDS encoding (deoxy)nucleoside triphosphate pyrophosphohydrolase produces MTLTPLPVTCGIIERAGKVLCTRRSGTMSHPLKWEFPGGKIKEGESPEECLRRELREELGIEAEVGRSLPSVTHAYPNLSVTLYPFLCRMAPDASITLHEHDRAVWLDPEELPSLDWAEADVGVVDAYLQRLRESGR; encoded by the coding sequence ATGACCCTGACGCCGCTTCCCGTCACCTGCGGAATCATCGAGCGGGCCGGCAAGGTGCTGTGCACCCGTCGCTCCGGGACGATGTCCCATCCGCTCAAGTGGGAATTCCCCGGCGGCAAGATCAAGGAAGGCGAGTCGCCCGAGGAATGCCTTCGGAGAGAACTTCGCGAGGAACTTGGCATCGAGGCCGAAGTCGGGCGCTCCCTCCCGTCGGTTACCCACGCATACCCGAATTTGTCGGTCACGCTGTACCCCTTCCTTTGCCGCATGGCTCCCGATGCGTCCATAACACTCCACGAACACGACCGGGCGGTCTGGCTCGATCCGGAAGAACTGCCGTCGCTTGACTGGGCCGAGGCGGACGTCGGGGTCGTGGATGCGTACCTCCAGCGGCTGCGGGAAAGTGGGCGGTAA